The Desulfallas thermosapovorans DSM 6562 genome contains a region encoding:
- a CDS encoding branched-chain amino acid ABC transporter permease, translated as MSDQLLQLLFAGLTLGSIYALIALALVTTFNLTGVLNLAQGEFVAIGALLAISIYAAGLPMAAAFILAVFLVAMLGGLLERTAIHTARQASGLTLIIITIGLAISLRGLALLVWGTETYSLPAFSGGGPLFIRGAAVTPQSLWVFGLVAVTLAVLYFFFEHTYWGKAVKASMVNRTAARLVGINPNTVSLLAFITSGALGAAAGIFIAPITMTTYDMGFMLGVKGFVAAVIGGLGNVGGAVLGGLLLGILESYSAGLISSGSKDAIAIIILLAVLLMRPGGLIGAIGQRKV; from the coding sequence ATGTCAGATCAACTCCTGCAGCTTTTGTTTGCCGGGCTCACGCTGGGTAGTATCTATGCTCTAATTGCTCTGGCACTGGTAACCACCTTTAACCTTACCGGCGTTTTAAACCTGGCCCAGGGTGAATTTGTGGCCATCGGGGCCTTACTGGCCATCAGTATATATGCAGCCGGGTTGCCTATGGCAGCGGCCTTTATCCTAGCGGTTTTTTTGGTGGCAATGCTGGGAGGGTTGCTGGAAAGAACGGCCATTCACACTGCCCGCCAGGCCTCGGGGCTTACCCTGATCATTATCACCATTGGCCTGGCAATATCCCTGCGGGGTCTGGCGTTGCTGGTTTGGGGCACTGAAACATATTCACTGCCCGCCTTTTCCGGGGGCGGCCCCCTGTTTATCAGGGGGGCCGCCGTAACTCCCCAGAGTTTATGGGTTTTTGGGCTGGTTGCGGTGACTCTGGCGGTTTTGTACTTCTTTTTCGAGCATACTTATTGGGGGAAAGCAGTAAAAGCATCCATGGTCAACCGGACAGCGGCCAGGTTGGTGGGTATAAACCCCAACACCGTATCTCTTCTGGCCTTCATCACCAGCGGGGCGCTGGGGGCGGCAGCGGGGATTTTCATTGCCCCCATCACCATGACCACCTATGATATGGGTTTTATGCTCGGGGTGAAAGGCTTTGTGGCCGCGGTTATCGGCGGTTTGGGCAATGTCGGTGGCGCTGTGTTGGGGGGGCTGCTGCTGGGTATTTTAGAGTCCTATAGCGCCGGGTTGATTTCCTCGGGGTCCAAGGATGCCATTGCCATAATTATTTTGCTGGCCGTCCTTTTGATGAGACCCGGGGGGCTCATTGGTGCTATCGGGCAGCGCAAGGTATAA
- a CDS encoding ABC transporter substrate-binding protein, with amino-acid sequence MKNLLKFKSSNIMLVAVLALIILVSGCAAGGEKDKQNVSGEESYKIGAVIDISGNSSSLGVPERDTLQMLVENLNAGGGINGHPVELTILDNKSDETEAVLAAKTLIEQDVLAVLGCASSGPSMAMINTLQKEKVPMISMAAASSIVEPVEERHWVFKTAQSDIVTVSNIISYLKENGLTKVAFLYMNNAYGDGGKKAFLTAARENNVEVVVEEKFEASDKDMTAQLTRVKSSPAQATVVWAIPPSASILTKNYRDLGIAALLIHSHGVGNQKFIDLAQGAADGVILPIGKLTVVEQIPDDDPQKKVLQSYIDDYTKKYNMLPDSFGGYAWDAFHLVVKAIEKAGPDRGAIRDELENTREFVGVSGVFNMSPRDHNGLDKESMVMVRIENGKWKLLD; translated from the coding sequence TTGAAAAACTTATTAAAATTCAAAAGCTCAAACATTATGTTGGTTGCTGTTTTAGCTTTGATTATATTGGTCAGTGGGTGTGCAGCCGGTGGTGAAAAAGATAAGCAAAATGTCAGTGGTGAAGAGTCATACAAAATAGGGGCAGTTATAGACATTAGCGGCAATTCTTCGTCCCTGGGAGTACCCGAACGGGATACTTTACAAATGCTGGTTGAAAATTTAAACGCCGGCGGTGGTATTAACGGTCACCCTGTGGAGTTGACCATTTTGGATAATAAAAGTGATGAAACCGAGGCTGTTCTGGCCGCAAAAACTTTAATTGAGCAGGACGTTTTAGCCGTGCTGGGCTGTGCTTCCAGCGGGCCGTCCATGGCCATGATCAACACCCTCCAAAAGGAAAAGGTGCCTATGATATCAATGGCGGCGGCCAGCAGTATAGTGGAACCGGTGGAAGAGAGGCACTGGGTGTTTAAAACCGCCCAGAGCGATATAGTAACGGTCAGTAATATAATTAGTTACTTGAAGGAAAACGGTTTAACCAAAGTAGCCTTTCTGTATATGAATAACGCTTATGGCGATGGTGGTAAAAAAGCGTTCCTGACCGCAGCCCGGGAAAATAACGTCGAAGTAGTGGTTGAGGAAAAATTTGAGGCCAGTGATAAAGATATGACCGCGCAGTTAACCAGGGTGAAATCGAGCCCGGCACAGGCTACGGTGGTTTGGGCCATCCCGCCCTCAGCTTCTATATTAACTAAAAACTACCGGGATTTGGGCATTGCAGCCCTGCTTATCCACAGCCACGGTGTGGGCAACCAAAAGTTTATTGACCTGGCCCAGGGTGCTGCGGACGGCGTAATTTTACCCATCGGCAAGTTGACGGTGGTGGAACAAATCCCGGACGACGATCCCCAGAAAAAGGTGCTGCAAAGTTATATCGATGACTATACCAAAAAGTACAATATGCTGCCGGATTCCTTCGGGGGATACGCCTGGGACGCCTTTCACCTGGTGGTAAAGGCCATTGAAAAGGCCGGACCCGATCGCGGCGCCATCCGGGATGAGCTTGAAAACACCCGGGAATTTGTGGGAGTATCCGGTGTATTTAACATGTCGCCCCGGGACCACAACGGCCTGGATAAAGAATCAATGGTCATGGTGCGCATTGAGAATGGCAAGTGGAAGCTCCTGGATTAA
- a CDS encoding ABC transporter ATP-binding protein: MLEINRLDVYYGYVQALRGLSLKVQKGVLLAIVGANGAGKSTLLETLAGLHRPAGGDIILKGKSIAGKPPEYIVKQGISLVPERREIFHSLSVQDNLLLGAYHRYRSDRKEIIADMEDVLELFPALKGRERDLAGGLSGGLQQMLAIGRGLMARPKLLLLDEPSTGLAPLVVREIMSSLKKLKNAGVTIVLVEQNTQHALRIADHVLVMERGRVTLSGSSREIMSDFRVQQAYLGRNRVEPAMA, from the coding sequence TTGCTTGAAATTAACAGGCTGGATGTATATTATGGTTACGTGCAAGCACTTCGGGGCCTGTCCCTGAAGGTGCAAAAAGGGGTGCTGCTGGCCATTGTAGGTGCCAACGGAGCCGGCAAGAGCACCCTGCTGGAAACGCTGGCGGGTTTGCACAGGCCTGCCGGGGGAGATATAATACTCAAAGGAAAATCCATTGCTGGAAAACCACCTGAATATATTGTCAAGCAGGGTATCAGCCTGGTGCCCGAACGGAGGGAAATTTTCCATTCCCTCAGTGTGCAGGATAATTTGCTGCTGGGCGCATACCACCGTTACCGCAGTGACAGGAAAGAAATTATTGCCGACATGGAAGATGTTCTGGAGCTTTTCCCCGCCCTCAAGGGCAGGGAGCGGGATTTGGCCGGGGGATTGAGCGGGGGATTACAACAAATGCTGGCCATCGGCAGAGGGCTGATGGCCCGCCCCAAGCTGCTGCTGTTGGATGAACCCTCCACCGGCCTGGCACCCCTGGTGGTGCGTGAAATAATGTCGTCCCTGAAAAAGCTTAAAAATGCCGGCGTTACCATTGTTCTGGTGGAACAGAATACGCAGCACGCATTGAGAATAGCTGATCACGTGCTGGTTATGGAGCGGGGGCGGGTTACCTTAAGCGGTAGTTCCCGGGAAATAATGTCCGACTTCCGGGTACAGCAAGCTTACCTTGGCCGGAACAGGGTGGAACCCGCCATGGCTTAG
- a CDS encoding uracil-xanthine permease family protein produces MSKLKLKYGLDEVPPWAELILFSLQWLAISVPTIIIIGPVVAVLHFDHPGDQVIYVQKLFFITGLVMFCQLLWGHRLPLVTGPAAVLLIGVLAGQGSSMHAIYSSILIGGIILTLLSITGLFSKVTKFFTTRVVATILLLIAFTLTPTIMNLIVSPSGEQSSALFNILFAFGLILLMFAANKLLTGIWKSTLIIWAMLLGTLAYLVMSPTPALDHPGNYKPLATFFEGMAFKFSLEPGLLFSFLVCFLALSINDLGSIQSVGEMLKPGNMSKRITRGITFTGLANVLSGALGVIGPVNFSLSPGVIASTGCASRFTLIPAALGLLLLSFMPLVIGFMESIPTVIIGTALMYVMCSQISAGLLMAFGAGHFDFESGLIIGLPVLLGVVVAFFPAEVLKTMPGSLRPVIGNGFAMGVLAVMFLEHVVYRGKGIIAEG; encoded by the coding sequence TTGAGTAAATTGAAATTAAAATATGGTTTGGACGAAGTTCCTCCCTGGGCTGAGCTGATTCTTTTCAGCTTGCAGTGGCTGGCTATTTCCGTTCCCACCATTATTATTATCGGCCCGGTGGTGGCGGTGCTGCACTTTGATCATCCCGGGGACCAGGTAATATATGTACAAAAACTATTCTTCATTACCGGTCTGGTTATGTTTTGCCAGTTGCTATGGGGGCACCGCCTGCCGCTGGTAACCGGTCCGGCGGCGGTACTGCTCATTGGTGTGCTGGCCGGCCAGGGCAGCAGTATGCATGCGATATATTCCTCCATCTTGATTGGGGGTATAATACTTACATTATTAAGCATCACCGGTCTTTTTTCCAAAGTGACAAAATTTTTTACCACCCGGGTGGTAGCCACAATTCTTTTGTTAATTGCCTTCACCCTTACGCCAACGATTATGAATTTAATAGTATCTCCCTCCGGTGAACAATCATCTGCTTTATTTAACATATTATTTGCCTTCGGCCTGATTCTTTTGATGTTTGCCGCGAATAAATTATTAACCGGTATTTGGAAATCAACTTTGATCATCTGGGCCATGTTATTGGGAACACTGGCCTACCTGGTTATGAGCCCCACGCCTGCTCTTGACCACCCGGGCAACTATAAACCCCTGGCCACCTTTTTTGAAGGCATGGCCTTTAAATTTTCACTGGAACCCGGTTTATTATTTTCTTTCCTGGTTTGTTTTCTAGCCTTATCCATTAATGATTTGGGTTCCATACAATCGGTGGGTGAGATGTTAAAGCCCGGTAATATGTCCAAGCGCATCACCAGGGGGATTACCTTCACCGGTCTGGCCAATGTGCTTTCGGGGGCACTGGGCGTTATCGGTCCGGTTAACTTTTCTTTAAGCCCCGGGGTGATTGCCTCTACGGGATGTGCTTCCAGGTTTACTTTAATACCCGCCGCGCTGGGATTATTATTGCTGTCCTTTATGCCCCTGGTCATTGGGTTTATGGAGAGCATACCTACCGTAATCATTGGCACGGCACTAATGTATGTCATGTGCTCGCAAATATCGGCCGGCTTGCTGATGGCCTTTGGTGCAGGTCATTTTGATTTTGAAAGCGGGCTTATTATCGGATTGCCGGTGCTGCTGGGGGTTGTGGTGGCCTTTTTCCCGGCGGAGGTGCTCAAGACAATGCCCGGTTCCCTCAGGCCGGTTATCGGTAATGGCTTTGCGATGGGCGTTTTGGCAGTTATGTTTTTGGAACATGTTGTATACCGGGGCAAAGGTATTATAGCCGAAGGTTAA
- a CDS encoding phenylacetate--CoA ligase family protein, with product MYWNPEYETMSRDELARLQLKRLQASVERTYHSVPFYRQTFKKNNVTPGDLRTLDDLRRLPFTVKTDLRDNYPFGLFAVPQDKVVRLHASSGTTGKPIVVGYTQNDIDTWANLMARALAMAGGGKNDVVQVGYGYGLFTGGLGAHYGAERLGATVVPASGGNTSRQLMLMQDFGTTILACTPSYALYLAEEGANQGIDFTKLPLRAGVFGAEPWSERMRQQLEEKLDIVALDIYGLSEVMGPGVAMECQAKQGMHIFEDHFIAEVIDPDTGEPVPYGEPGELVITSLTKEAFPVIRYRTRDITVLNPEPCSCGRTHVRMQRVTGRSDDMLIVRGVNVFPSQIESILLEFGETQPHYLLVVDRKGTMDDLEIWVELSSEMFNDKVRLLEDLERRLRSRINSVLGISSRIKLVEPRTIPRSEGKAKRVVDKREI from the coding sequence ATGTACTGGAATCCCGAATACGAAACCATGTCCCGTGATGAATTGGCCCGGTTGCAACTGAAAAGGCTGCAGGCTTCGGTGGAGAGAACCTATCATAGCGTTCCGTTCTACCGCCAGACCTTTAAAAAAAATAACGTGACTCCCGGTGATTTGCGTACCCTGGATGACTTGCGCAGGCTGCCTTTCACCGTGAAGACCGATTTGCGGGACAACTACCCCTTTGGCTTGTTTGCCGTACCGCAGGATAAAGTGGTGCGGTTGCACGCATCATCCGGCACAACGGGCAAACCAATCGTAGTGGGTTACACCCAAAACGACATCGATACCTGGGCCAATCTAATGGCCAGGGCGCTGGCTATGGCCGGGGGCGGCAAAAATGACGTTGTACAGGTCGGCTACGGGTACGGCCTTTTCACCGGGGGGTTGGGCGCCCATTATGGTGCCGAACGATTGGGGGCCACGGTGGTGCCTGCTTCGGGCGGGAACACCAGCAGGCAGCTCATGTTGATGCAGGATTTCGGCACCACCATTTTGGCCTGTACCCCTTCCTATGCCTTATACCTTGCTGAAGAAGGCGCAAACCAGGGGATTGATTTCACCAAACTGCCTTTAAGGGCGGGGGTTTTTGGGGCCGAGCCCTGGTCGGAGCGCATGAGACAGCAGCTGGAAGAGAAGTTGGATATTGTAGCGCTGGATATTTACGGGCTGAGTGAGGTGATGGGCCCCGGGGTGGCCATGGAATGCCAGGCCAAACAGGGCATGCACATCTTTGAGGATCACTTCATCGCTGAAGTGATTGACCCCGATACGGGGGAACCGGTTCCTTACGGTGAACCGGGTGAGCTGGTGATCACATCTTTGACCAAGGAAGCCTTCCCGGTGATACGTTACAGAACCAGGGATATAACTGTCCTGAACCCGGAACCTTGCTCTTGCGGGCGTACCCACGTGCGGATGCAACGGGTCACCGGTCGCAGCGATGACATGTTGATCGTCAGGGGGGTTAATGTATTCCCATCCCAAATTGAGAGTATACTGCTGGAGTTCGGGGAAACCCAGCCCCATTACCTGCTGGTGGTGGATCGCAAAGGCACCATGGATGACCTGGAGATTTGGGTGGAGTTGTCCTCCGAGATGTTCAATGATAAGGTGCGTTTGCTGGAGGATCTAGAACGCAGACTGCGTTCCCGCATTAACAGCGTGCTGGGTATTTCATCGCGCATCAAACTGGTGGAGCCCCGGACCATCCCCCGCAGTGAGGGTAAGGCCAAGCGGGTCGTTGATAAGCGGGAGATTTAA
- a CDS encoding class I SAM-dependent methyltransferase, whose protein sequence is MPNTGSFQLPQEFLIVGAAVQTGLFEELKNTPCTLEELATKTQTDQRALWVVVEALIALKYLEYEGERVKLSQEADNIFYNPDHEQYTGFSFMHAYNLIKSWIQLPAVIKTGKPAARGDNPEHTKHFIKAMSHVAQKSSGPIVDYCLKGLPEKPKILDVGGGPLTYAKAFAAKGARVTVLDLPDVIEMMRPELDKNLPIDMVEGDFTRGLPPGPYDLVYLGNVCHIYGEQENRKLFLDAARELKTAGHIIINDMIRGTGVMPAVFGVNMLINTVNGGTWTYEQYKTWLADAGCTTAPWEEVGGRQLIKATKQ, encoded by the coding sequence ATGCCCAATACCGGCTCTTTCCAGTTACCCCAGGAATTTTTAATTGTCGGCGCGGCTGTTCAAACAGGACTATTTGAAGAGTTAAAAAACACCCCCTGTACCCTGGAGGAATTAGCCACCAAAACTCAAACTGACCAAAGGGCTTTGTGGGTTGTTGTGGAAGCTTTAATAGCTCTAAAGTATTTGGAATACGAGGGTGAACGGGTCAAGCTCTCCCAGGAAGCGGATAACATTTTTTATAATCCTGACCATGAGCAGTATACCGGTTTTTCATTTATGCACGCCTATAATTTAATCAAATCCTGGATACAGCTACCCGCAGTTATCAAAACCGGTAAGCCCGCTGCCAGGGGTGACAACCCCGAACACACCAAGCACTTTATTAAAGCCATGAGCCATGTGGCCCAAAAATCGTCCGGGCCAATTGTTGATTATTGCTTAAAAGGGCTACCCGAAAAGCCCAAAATTCTGGATGTTGGCGGGGGACCGCTAACTTATGCCAAAGCTTTTGCCGCCAAAGGAGCCCGGGTAACTGTCCTGGATCTGCCCGACGTTATCGAAATGATGCGACCGGAACTGGATAAAAACCTGCCCATAGATATGGTGGAAGGCGATTTTACCCGGGGCTTGCCACCCGGTCCCTATGATCTTGTTTACCTGGGCAATGTATGCCATATTTACGGTGAACAGGAAAACCGGAAATTATTTTTGGATGCGGCGCGTGAATTAAAAACGGCGGGGCATATCATCATTAATGACATGATCCGGGGCACGGGGGTTATGCCGGCGGTATTTGGGGTAAATATGCTGATTAATACGGTTAACGGCGGCACGTGGACCTATGAACAGTATAAAACCTGGCTGGCGGATGCCGGTTGCACCACCGCCCCCTGGGAAGAAGTCGGGGGAAGGCAGCTTATCAAGGCAACCAAACAATAG
- a CDS encoding branched-chain amino acid ABC transporter permease produces the protein MWGKNKKYFWLAAALGFLAIPLIVKSNYIISTLIVIGLYAILVQGLGILMGYAGQVSFGHAAFFGLGAYAVAILTTHYSWPTIPALGAAVLLPGMVAAVIGRPTLKLQELYLALATLGFGILVHIAFTEGGEMTGGPSGLSGIPYLSVGGLVFDSDVKFFYLVWILLFLLLAGMNNLVRSRVGRALRAISESEYAAENAGIDTVGLKLQSFVFSALLAGLAGGLYAFYITFISPSPFSFHASVQFVLMAVVGGLGTLTGPLLGAALVVALGEVLRWAVPLVIPGAGGEYQIIFFGLILVILMVLQPGGLGALGKLLGTPAKRLPGKGADTRLLESQGG, from the coding sequence ATGTGGGGAAAAAATAAAAAATATTTCTGGTTGGCCGCGGCACTGGGTTTTTTAGCCATACCCCTTATTGTCAAGAGTAATTATATCATTAGCACCCTTATCGTTATTGGTCTTTACGCTATTTTAGTGCAGGGGTTGGGTATTTTAATGGGTTATGCCGGTCAGGTATCCTTCGGCCACGCCGCTTTTTTCGGACTGGGGGCTTATGCGGTGGCCATACTGACGACACATTATAGCTGGCCCACAATTCCGGCGCTGGGAGCTGCGGTGCTGCTGCCCGGCATGGTTGCCGCCGTAATTGGCAGGCCCACGCTAAAGTTACAGGAGCTTTACCTTGCCCTGGCCACCCTGGGCTTTGGCATACTGGTGCACATTGCCTTTACCGAAGGCGGGGAAATGACCGGGGGCCCTTCAGGGCTTTCCGGGATTCCCTACCTGTCCGTCGGCGGTTTAGTCTTTGACAGTGATGTCAAGTTCTTCTATCTGGTCTGGATCTTGTTGTTTCTGCTTTTGGCGGGCATGAATAATTTGGTTCGCTCCCGGGTGGGCAGGGCGCTGCGGGCCATCAGTGAAAGTGAATATGCCGCGGAAAACGCCGGTATAGATACGGTGGGGCTCAAATTGCAATCCTTTGTTTTCAGTGCCCTGCTGGCCGGCCTGGCCGGTGGATTATACGCATTTTATATCACTTTTATCAGCCCGTCCCCCTTTAGCTTCCATGCTTCGGTGCAGTTTGTGCTGATGGCTGTGGTGGGTGGCCTGGGCACCCTCACGGGGCCTCTGCTGGGAGCCGCCCTGGTGGTCGCACTGGGTGAGGTACTGCGCTGGGCGGTGCCGCTGGTGATACCCGGGGCGGGTGGTGAATACCAGATTATATTTTTCGGGTTGATACTGGTTATATTGATGGTTCTTCAGCCCGGCGGGCTTGGTGCCCTGGGTAAACTGCTTGGGACACCCGCAAAAAGACTACCCGGTAAGGGTGCAGATACAAGGTTATTAGAAAGCCAGGGGGGGTAA
- a CDS encoding ABC transporter ATP-binding protein, whose protein sequence is MFLEVSGLTKSFGGITAARNVGFSISSGSIFALIGPNGAGKTTIFNLITGTLQPDQGVISLEGKQLVGLKPHQIAAAGITRTFQNLQLFGAMTVLENVVTGAYLKGRTGFAKSIFCRPGKSSEERRIKNEAMELLDEVGLADAADLPAAALPFGQQRLLEIARALASGPRLVLLDEPAAGLNSAETKVLAGYLKKLRNKGLTMMLIEHDMDTVMDVADGVLVLNFGEVIAEGTPREIQTNPEVIKAYLGEVERIA, encoded by the coding sequence GTGTTTTTAGAGGTAAGCGGGCTGACCAAATCATTTGGCGGCATTACCGCGGCCAGGAATGTGGGGTTTAGTATAAGCAGCGGGAGTATCTTTGCCTTGATTGGCCCCAACGGTGCAGGTAAAACCACCATCTTCAATTTGATCACCGGTACGCTGCAACCTGATCAGGGTGTCATCAGCCTGGAGGGCAAACAACTGGTTGGACTAAAACCTCACCAAATAGCGGCCGCGGGCATTACACGTACATTTCAAAATTTACAGTTGTTCGGTGCCATGACCGTGCTGGAAAATGTGGTTACCGGTGCTTATTTAAAGGGCAGAACGGGCTTTGCCAAGTCTATTTTTTGCCGGCCCGGCAAAAGCAGCGAAGAGCGCAGAATAAAAAATGAAGCCATGGAACTGCTGGATGAAGTGGGGCTGGCGGATGCTGCCGATTTGCCGGCGGCAGCGCTGCCCTTCGGACAGCAAAGGCTTTTGGAGATAGCCAGGGCGCTGGCCTCCGGTCCCCGCCTGGTACTGCTGGATGAACCCGCAGCCGGGCTGAACAGCGCGGAAACCAAAGTGCTGGCCGGTTATTTAAAGAAGCTGAGAAACAAAGGTTTAACCATGATGCTTATCGAGCACGACATGGATACTGTTATGGATGTGGCCGATGGTGTTTTAGTACTGAATTTCGGCGAGGTAATTGCGGAAGGGACGCCCCGGGAAATCCAAACCAACCCGGAAGTGATCAAAGCTTATCTCGGGGAGGTTGAGCGAATTGCTTGA